ACGTGCTCGTCGGCAACAAGTCGGGGGACGAGTGCGACGCCGTGGTGGAGGTTGCGTTccgggacgaggaggcggcgcaggcgtTCTTCGCGGCGACGAACAATGGCGAGATCGAGGAGAGGCTGCGGAAGGATATTGCGCAGTTCTTGAACAGGGAGAGAATGCGGGTCATGAAGATTGGCGAATCCTTTGAGACGCGCAGGGACGACTGACCCATGCCTATTTTCGGTCCAGGTAAGCAGACGCGTAGGCATGGCACGGCGGGTTGAGAGATGAGATGCTGACACGTGAGCTTAGAACACTCTCCTTGTAAACAGTGATCACAAGGAATCCAGTTCCAGAGTCGTTGTTGTTTTCTCGTCAAGAAATTACTCAGCGGAACTTACATCCGGTCCGACCGCATTGATGGTGACTgagatgcagatgcagagAGACCTTGCTCGGCCTGGACATGGCCGGTGGGTCTAGAACCCGCTTCCGTCCCGGATCCGGTCTCCGCGGGGATGCGGACCGAGACCCATTAAGTGGAAACCCCGGGTGTCTTGCAGGGTTACGTGATCCATTGCCCCCCCTTTCCTGCCGAGGCCCCattcttttccctttttctcGCTTCGCGGCAAGCGACGTTCTGTCATCTTTTCCATTCCAGTTCAAAAGGGTGCAGAGAGACCGGACGAACGATCGAAAGGCCAAATAGACGAGGTTGAGATCATTTTCATTGACACACAGGTTCACAAACTCACATCCCACACGCCCACACCACACGACTCAAGCAAGACGTGTGCATCGGGCTCGATTGGTCCCGGCACTCCGATCTTCATCGCCCCGACGGAAAAAATCTCATTCGCGTCTCTCAATCCTCGCACGCGCGTCTTCTCTTGCCCGCAATCAGAACCTCACCGAGAAGGGAGCCGCCCTCCGAACCAAAAAAAGAACACGCCGGCGCCATGAGCCACAAGCATCAGACCCTCCGCTTCGCGAGCGATCCAACTGCCGGCGATGGCATCTGGGGCTACCCGACCAGCAAGGCAAAGTAAGCGGGAGGGATCCTACTCCTCGGAACCCGCCGATTGGATCGAGCACGCCTTCTTGCTGACACGGAGCCCTCAGCTTCTGCGAAGAAGATTACCTCTTGACGCGCTACATCGCCGAGTTCATCAACTGTCTCTCCAATGCTACCTACAGTGAGTTGCCAGTCTCTTGAGATTTGGGACCCTTCCATCCCTCAGTACACGCCAATGCTCACCTGTCCTGCAGTCTACCTCGCGCTCAAGTACCCGCGCGCCAATGCCAAGGCCGCAGTCCCATGGTACAGGACCCTCGACATCCAGTCCATCGGCCTGATCCTCGTGGGCATCTTCTCCGGCGTCTTCCACGGCACCATGCACCAGGAGACTCAGCTGCTTGACGACCTCTCCATGCTCGTGCTCGCCGGGTCGCTGGTCCAGCCGCTTTACGTCTTCCGCCAGtcgcgcgccgtcggcgccgccgtcgccacgaTCCTGTggctcggcatcgccgccatggccacCATCTACGTCCGCTCCGGCGACATCTTCATCCATGTCATGACCTTCACGGGCCTGCTGACCTTTGTCTGGCCGCGGACGCTCTTCATCGTCTACGGAACGGGCCGCTGGTCCAAACCGGAGCAGAGGCGGCTGATGGCGCAGTTCGCCAAGGCCTGCGCCGTCCTGATCCTCGGCTTCACGCTGTGGCACATTGACCTCGAGTACTGCGCCGAGCTGAGGGCCGCGCGGAGGAGCCTCGGCCTGCCGCTCGCATGGCTGCTGGAGCTGCACGGCTGGTGGCACATCTTCACCGCCTTCGGCGCGAGCTGGTACATGAGGCTAATCAGGGAGCTGACGTCCGACGACCAGTCTATGGACAATGCGAAGAAGGCGCAGtagaaaaacaaaacaaaaacgGGATGTCACGACGCGTGTGTTGGAGCCGTTGTGTAGAAGCAATGATGGTGGCTTTGGCCGGGCCCCAGGGGTTGGAAGCGGCGTCcggtggatggatggtttTCGAAGGCATGTGTGCGGTGGCTCAGCAGACGATTCCGGCGTATGAGGCCATCCGCATCGGAGACACAGAGATTTTGAAAGACTAAAAGCTGGGAGACCATAATTCCTGATATCCAATAGACCATGATACCCTGACGCCGCCAGGCCAGGACCAGGCCTCTCAGGCGCCGCGCATCAGAACCCATTTGTGGTGCAGCAGAAATTGGGGATCCTGCACGCCCCCTCGCTCGAAAGAGAGCAGGAAATAGGATGGGATTGCCTTGAGTCGAGTCATTATGGTGTATGCACTGTCTTGCTTAGCCTTCTCATGTGGAACAGGGAGAGTATCAGGGCCAGACTCAGCAGCACCTTTGACTGTGAACAAAGTTCAGTTTGGCACTTATTGCGTTAAGACATCCCTCCCATAACTAAAGAACAACGTAGACCTAATAAACAGGTTGCAAATCGTTGAGCTGATCCGTTGGATTCGAACTATGTACTTGGTAACCCCCCTTGTCAAAGGGGGAATGACAGCGGCCGAGGGCACATTGACATTTAGGCTCCGGGAGGAAGCTGTCCAGGTGGGAAGTCTGTGGCTAAAGGGATTCAAGGTCCACATCTCTGTTAAGTCAAACAATCTGCGCTTGATGGCTTTGCTGCCGTTGGTTTAGAGGTAGTCGCATAACTTACGGGGTCACGTCACGCACGCAAGGGACAACACATCGCTATCACATCACGCGCAATCGCTCAAACCATCACTTATCAAAAGTCTCAGCTGTCTGTTCTCTTCTTCATTGTAGTGTAGAGCTCATCGTCTTCCCACCCAACTCCGTTGGTCCGTTTCCGTTCTTCCGTAAACGCCGCCCAACACTGCATGGGACACTCCCAGACCAAGCATCACGAGAATTATGCCCTGCTCTGCCAAGAGATTCCCTCAAACTCTTCAAGCATCCTCGTTGCGGGTGCCCCAGGCCTCGGTGGTTATAGTCAGCCAGGCATAGACCTCCAGGATGGGGTGGGCGTTGTCGAGCAGGAAGCAAGCCCAGATGTGAGGCGCGGCATAGGGAAAGCGGCGGATGAAGCCGCGGTAGGCGCTGATCCAGCCCCAGATGTACCAGAAAGCGGCGAAGTACCTGCGAGAGTGTGGTCAGTATCACAAAGTTGGTCCATACCACGAACCTCAGGGGAAGCACTTACGCGAAAGTGGAGTTGTTGCGCAAGCCCTGGATGAAAGCGAAGATGTGGATCCAGGCCAGGAGAGGTCGAAGAAGAcgctcgacgagcttgcgGGCCATGTAGGGATGCTTCCTGTTGAGGCGTCAGTATAATAGACAAGTCCTCGGGGCCATGTTCAAGTGACTCACTTGGCGATCTGTCCGATACCAGgctggaagaagacgatCGTGAGGAACGACTGGATGGCGCTGCGCTGCCAGCGAACCAGCTGGCGGAGGAAGCTGGCGTTGTCAAAGACGATAGTCgtgatctcggcctcgggggcGTTCTGAATGGCGATGTCCCAGCCCTCGGTCTGGAGCCAGCGGGTgaggaagacgtcgtcgcccgtgTTCAGGAGTTTGCCGCACCAGGTGTCGGTGGTGATGGCGTGCATGAAACGAGGGTCCGTCACGATCTCGGCGCGGACCATCATGGTGCGGCCGACCATGCAAAAacagccgccgtcggcgttggAGCGCACGGCCTGCACGTTGTTCTGATTGTCGAGGGAGCGGAGCGAGGCGACCTCCCAGGGAGTGATGACGGCCGAGTTGCGGCGCTCCGGGGCAATGAGGGCACTGAAAGAGGTGAAGAGACTATTAGTTTTGTCTCCACGATATAGACGGGGAATACATGGTTTGTGGAACTTCTCGACTCACCTCTGCTTGCCAGTCACTCCTCCAACCTTGGGGTTCTCAAAGGGGGCAAGGAGGTACGGGATGACCTCGGTAGTGTTCCAGaaggcatcatcatcgacaaggGCGAGGATCTTGCCCTGGGCTTCTTGAACACCGACGACCATCTGGTGTCTCTTGCTGGCATAATCGGCGGTCATGACGCTGATTCGGTcttcgccctcatcgacgaTGGGCTTGACAAGGTCATAGACGCGCTGAAGGTCGCGCTCaatggtgacgatgatgatcTCCTTAGGGCGGTTGGCAAGCCACAGGCGAAGGCTGTTGGTGAAAGAGTCGGGGGTGTTGATAGTTGCGACAATGATGCTGACGTCGGTGCTCTGGTAAGACGGTTTCTCCGGGAGCGGAATAGGCTTTGTCTTGCTGGCGAGGTACTTGGTGAGAGCCTCATCATAGGTGTACCAGGCCCTGCGGTGCGTATGTAAGCCTAGGTTTCAACTTTACAGCAATAACGAAGATGCTTACCAGAAGGCGCCAAGCACAATGTCCGCCATGATGAACGGCCTGAAATTAACCCTTTGGTTGTTTGGAAGGGTCAGAGCGTGTGTGAGGGTTGCTTTGTCCAGAGTTAGTTTGTGGTGTTGTGGGCAAAAGATAATATTTCTTCCCAAGCGAAGGGTTTTTGTATAAGATAGGAACTAACTGTTGAAGAAGGAACAGCTCAAAAATTGTCAAGGGAAGGTGCGTCTCAAAACTCACTTGTTGTTCAAAATTGAGTTGGTTATTCACATTTTGTTCTAGCACATAGTGCAAGGATTTTGTGACAAAGGAGCAAAAGCAAGGAGGTCAGAGCTTTTTCCAGCCTCTTAAGGACTAAAGAACTTGTTCTTTTCTACTGAAGTGATTGAAAGACAATAGCTGTAATGGATCAAGTGAGTAAAAAGGTCTGATTATGTTGCTTTCA
The genomic region above belongs to Colletotrichum higginsianum IMI 349063 chromosome 2, whole genome shotgun sequence and contains:
- a CDS encoding HypE protein, with translation MTYRLLLFLYRKDGITHAEFRDHYEYIHIPLTRELTGSLFPSLHARRYIERSPDGEPNVLVGNKSGDECDAVVEVAFRDEEAAQAFFAATNNGEIEERLRKDIAQFLNRERMRVMKIGESFETRRDD
- a CDS encoding Glycosyltransferase family 2, yielding MADIVLGAFWAWYTYDEALTKYLASKTKPIPLPEKPSYQSTDVSIIVATINTPDSFTNSLRLWLANRPKEIIIVTIERDLQRVYDLVKPIVDEGEDRISVMTADYASKRHQMVVGVQEAQGKILALVDDDAFWNTTEVIPYLLAPFENPKVGGVTGKQSALIAPERRNSAVITPWEVASLRSLDNQNNVQAVRSNADGGCFCMVGRTMMVRAEIVTDPRFMHAITTDTWCGKLLNTGDDVFLTRWLQTEGWDIAIQNAPEAEITTIVFDNASFLRQLVRWQRSAIQSFLTIVFFQPGIGQIAKKHPYMARKLVERLLRPLLAWIHIFAFIQGLRNNSTFAYFAAFWYIWGWISAYRGFIRRFPYAAPHIWACFLLDNAHPILEVYAWLTITTEAWGTRNEDA
- a CDS encoding Alkaline phytoceramidase gives rise to the protein MSHKHQTLRFASDPTAGDGIWGYPTSKANFCEEDYLLTRYIAEFINCLSNATYIYLALKYPRANAKAAVPWYRTLDIQSIGLILVGIFSGVFHGTMHQETQLLDDLSMLVLAGSLVQPLYVFRQSRAVGAAVATILWLGIAAMATIYVRSGDIFIHVMTFTGLLTFVWPRTLFIVYGTGRWSKPEQRRLMAQFAKACAVLILGFTLWHIDLEYCAELRAARRSLGLPLAWLLELHGWWHIFTAFGASWYMRLIRELTSDDQSMDNAKKAQ